In Nicotiana tabacum cultivar K326 chromosome 2, ASM71507v2, whole genome shotgun sequence, the following proteins share a genomic window:
- the LOC107780795 gene encoding putative anion transporter 3, chloroplastic encodes MEAVKLGNKFHPHSSYPNSSYFSNTHLGLIKFRKTHIGFEPKIQKKWTSLSLSGGERLKEEIFLEKKQRDFSVKCTAEGIERGLLVGGRSDEEREFVVAERFKVVALMACVMCLCNADRVVMSVAIVPLAAKYGWSSSFLGIVQSSFLWGYIFSSVIGGALVDKYGGKKVIAWGAALWSLATLLTPWAANHSTISLLAIRAFFGLAEGVALPSMNTLLSRWFPCHERATAVGISMGGFHLGNVVGLVLTPLFMSSVGISGPFILFSSLGLLWLTTWINRVTNDPQESNSITKAELRLIQAGKSDSPPLKKGELPPLRLLLSKMPTWAIIFANITNNWGYFVLLSWMPVYFKTVFNVNLKQAAWFSAVPWGTMAFSGYVAGAASDFLIKAGYSLTFVRKVMQSIGFIGPGVSLLCLNYAKTPEVAAVMITIALSFSSFSQAGFLLNMQDIAPQYAGFLHGISNSAGTLAAIISTIGTGFFVQWLGSFQAFLSLTACLYFVTAIFWNVYATGERVF; translated from the exons ATGGAAGCTGTCaaacttggaaataaatttcaCCCACATTCCTCTTATCCAAATTCTTCATATTTTTCCAATACCCATTTAGGATTGATCAAATTTAGAAAGACCCATATAGGATTTGAgccaaaaatccaaaagaaatGGACAAGTTTGTCTCTTTCCGGTGGAGAAAGATTGAAAGAGGAAATCTTTTTGGAGAAGAAACAGAGAGATTTTTCTGTGAAGTGTACAGCAGAGGGAATAGAGAGAGGATTGTTAGTAGGTGGAAGAAGTGATGAAGAAAGAGAATTTGTGGTGGCAGAGAGATTTAAAGTGGTGGCATTAATGGCTTGTGTTATGTGTTTGTGTAATGCTGATAGAGTTGTTATGTCTGTTGCTATTGTTCCTTTAGCTGCTAAATATGGTTGGAGCAGCTCCTTTTTGGGTATTGTTCAG TCATCTTTCCTCTGGGGTTACATATTTTCCTCGGTGATTGGAGGAGCGTTAGTTGACAAATATGGAGGAAAGAAAGTGATTGCTTGGGGTGCAGCTCTTTGGTCTCTCGCCACTCTTCTTACTCCATGGGCAGCAAATCACTCCACAATCAGTCTGTTGGCTATTCGTGCTTTCTTTGGTCTTGCTGAAGGAGTGGCTTTGCCTTCCATGAACACCCTTTTGTCCAG GTGGTTTCCATGCCATGAACGGGCTACTGCTGTTGGAATATCCATGGGCGGGTTCCATCTTGGAAATGTTGTGGGTTTGGTGCTAACTCCTTTATTTATGTCCTCGGTTGGAATTTCTGGTCCCTTCATCCTTTTCTCATCTCTTGGGCTTCTCTGGCTTACAACGTGGATTAACCGGGTGACAAATGATCCACAAGAAAGCAATTCTATAACAAAAGCAGAGTTGAGGTTAATCCAAGCAGGGAAATCAGATTCTCCTCCTCTAAAAAAAGGAGAACTTCCACCACTGAGACTTCTGTTGTCAAAAATGCCCACTTGGGCTATTATCTTCGCTAACATCACTAATAACTGG GGATATTTTGTTCTTCTCTCCTGGATGCCTGTTTATTTCAAAACT GTTTTTAATGTGAATTTGAAGCAAGCAGCTTGGTTTAGTGCAGTGCCATGGGGCACAATGGCATTCTCAGGCTATGTTGCTGGAGCTGCATCAGATTTCCTAATCAAAGCGGGGTACTCATTGACCTTTGTCAGGAAAGTTATGCAG TCTATCGGTTTCATTGGTCCCGGGGTGTCTTTGCTCTGCTTGAATTATGCCAAAACACCTGAGGTTGCAGCAGTGATGATAACTATAGCCCTGAGCTTCAGCTCTTTCAGCCAAGCTGGTTTTCTACTTAATATGCAA GATATTGCACCTCAATATGCAGGATTTCTACATG GGATTTCAAATTCAGCAGGGACACTGGCAGCTATAATAAGCACAATTGGAACAGGCTTCTTTGTACAATGGCTAGGATCTTTCCAAGCATTCTTATCTCTCACTGCTTGCCTCTACTTTGTCACAGCCATCTTTTGGAATGTCTATGCCACTGGAGAGAGAGTTTTTTAG